One window of the Eucalyptus grandis isolate ANBG69807.140 chromosome 6, ASM1654582v1, whole genome shotgun sequence genome contains the following:
- the LOC120294775 gene encoding anthocyanidin 3-O-glucosyltransferase 5-like yields MAAGIFLNTWEGLESGLLRVLREESFYRQVPAQQIHAIGPLVHEDGDAEGLRSTDIECFAWLDRQPEESVVLVSLGSGGTLTTEQQVEMAWGLELSQQRFLWIVRKPTDASASAAFFNVGRDEENDPTKYLPQGFQEKTREVGMVVSSWAAQVAILSHPSIGAFLSHCGWNSSVESLAKGVPIIAWPLYAEQRTNAAMLVEDIGVAIRPSVEEGRKVVGRKEIERVVRAVVSGEEGKRMRRRAREIRDSSIESLNQGSGSSHASLAVVCEDWKTKSRGCEEELSADPAS; encoded by the exons ATGGCGGCCGGGATCTTCCTGAACACATGGGAGGGCCTTGAGTCGGGTTTGCTCCGGGTGCTGAGGGAGGAGTCCTTTTATAGGCAGGTGCCGGCCCAGCAGATCCACGCGATCGGGCCTCTCGTGCATGAGGACGGCGATGCGGAGGGGCTGCGCTCTACAGACATCGAGTGCTTCGCGTGGCTGGACAGGCAACCGGAAGAGTCGGTCGTGTTGGTATCGCTTGGGAGCGGCGGGACGCTGACGACGGAGCAGCAGGTGGAAATGGCCTGGGGTCTGGAGCTGAGCCAGCAGAGGTTCTTGTGGATCGTCCGGAAGCCCACGGATGCCTCCGCCTCGG CTGCGTTTTTCAATGTTGGGAGGGACGAGGAAAACGATCCGACCAAGTATCTACCGCAAGGTTTCCAGGAGAAGACTCGAGAGGTAGGCATGGTGGTGTCCTCTTGGGCTGCCCAGGTGGCCATACTGAGCCACCCCTCCATCGGAGCATTCCTATCGCACTGCGGCTGGAACTCATCCGTCGAGAGCTTGGCCAAAGGTGTGCCGATAATAGCTTGGCCGCTCTACGCGGAGCAGAGGACGAACGCAGCGATGCTGGTAGAAGACATCGGGGTGGCCATTAGGCCGTCGGTCGAGGAGGGGAGGAAGGTGGTGGGGAGGAAGGAGATCGAGAGGGTGGTGAGGGCCGTGGTGAGCggtgaagaagggaagagaatGAGACGTAGGGCTCGAGAGATTAGAGATAGCTCGATCGAGAGCTTGAACCAGGGGAGCGGGTCGTCTCATGCATCGCTCGCTGTCGTGTGTGAAGATTGGAAGACGAAGTCCAGGGGATGCGAGGAAGAGCTCAGTGCGGATCCTGCTTCGTAG
- the LOC104448735 gene encoding UDP-glycosyltransferase 72B3 — protein MAFHLPLLSFTLNSRTMPGTPPNVADQEDKPHVAVLANSGLGHVIPLLEFSKRLVVSQGFRVTFLVVSTVDPTPAQDQLLNAAGLPRDLRVLGLPAVDAASVVPEDSRLLTRICLIVEASLKSLRATLIELSYLRALVVDLFCTQALDVAGELGIPAYSFCTMSAKMLAFSL, from the exons ATGGCTTTCCATCTCCCGCTTCTCTCGTTCACCCTGAACTCACGCACCATGCCGGGAACTCCGCCTAACGTCGCCGATCAAGAGGACAAGCCCCACGTGGCGGTCCTAGCGAACTCGGGACTTGGCCACGTCATCCCCCTCCTCGAGTTCTCGAAACGCCTTGTGGTCAGCCAAGGCTTCCGCGTCACCTTCCTCGTCGTCAGCACCGTCGACCCGACCCCAGCTCAAGACCAGCTGCTAAATGCGGCGGGCCTCCCGCGCGACCTGCGCGTGCTCGGCCTCCCGGCCGTCGACGCCGCCTCCGTCGTCCCGGAAGACTCCCGCCTCCTCACCCGCATATGCCTCATCGTCGAAGCGAGCCTCAAGAGCCTCAGAGCCACGCTCATCGAGCTGAGCTACCTGAGGGCGCTAGTCGTGGACCTTTTCTGCACTCAAGCGTTGGACGTGGCCGGCGAGCTAGGCATCCCCGCCTACTCGTTCTGCACGATGTCGGCAAAGATGCTCGCGTTCTCGTT GTGA